GCCCGCAGGACCCGGAGATCGCCGCCCTCGCGCTGCTGGGGGCGCTGACCCAGCATGTCCACCGCGAGCTGCTCGCCGGGGCAGAGGGGGAGGACGCCCCCCCGTGCCCTGCGCCCCACTTCACGCCTGCGGACCCCGACCGCTTCGTCTCCGCGCTGCTCGACCTGTTGTGGCCCGGCCTCGCGCCCTGACCGCTCCTCACTCCTTGCCCTTCCTCGGAGGTTTCCCCTATGCCCCATCCCCAGCCCCCCGTCCCCTCGTTTCCCCGGTGGTTCGCGTGAACCGCGCCCTGTTGCCCCTGACCCTCCTGCTCGCGCTGACGGCCTGCTCGCCTGAGGGGGGAGGGGGAGAGGAGACGGCCACCCGCCTCTCCACCCCGCCGCCCAAGACGACTGCGCTCGCCGTGCGGACGGTGCGGGCCGAGGAGGGCGAGTTGACGGTGCCCCGCACCGTGGCCGCGACGCTGGAGGCGGGCCGCGACAGCAACGTGGCGGCGCAGGCGGGCGGCACGGTGGTCCGCGTGCTGGTGGGGGAAGGCGAGCGGGTGGCGAACGGGCAGGGCGTGGTGCAACTCGATGACACAGCGGCGCAGCAGGCGTTGACCTCGGCGCGGCTGGGGTTGCAGCAGGCCGAACTCAGCCTGCGGCAGGCGCGGGAGGCGGTGGAGGCAGCCCGGCCTGCGCTGGAAGCCGGGGTCCGCGCCGCCGAACTGGGCCTGCGCCGTGCCCGTCAGGAGGCGCAGGACGCCCAGGACCGCTACGACGACGACCAGATCAGCGAAGCCCAACTCCTCGCGGCCCAGGCCGGGCAGGCGCAGGCCGAGAGTGCGCTCGCGCAGGCCCGCAACGCCTTGGCGCAAAACGGGCGGGCGGGAGCAGGGAGCCCAGAGGCCCTCGAACTCAGCGTGCAGAGCGCCCGCGCCGGGGTCACCCAGGCCGAAACCGCGCAGGCCCGCACGGTCGTCCGTGCCCCCTTCGCGGGGGTCGTGGTGTCGGTCGCGGCCGAGGTGGGCGAGGCGGTGGGGCAGGGCAGCCCGGTCTTCCGGCTGGTGGAGGCCGGGAACGTCGAGGCCCGCTTCAACGTGACCCCGGCGGACGCGGCGGCCCTCGCACCTGGCACCCGGCTGAACCTCGACGCGGGCGGGCAGACCTACGTGGCCGTCGTGAACGAGGTCAGCGGGGTGGCGGGGGGTGACCGCCTCGTGCCCGTGACCGCGCGGGTGGAAGGCGGGGCCGACCTGCCGGTGGGCGGCGCGGCGCAGGTGCGCTACCGGGCGACGGTGGGCGGCGGCGTCCTCGTGCCCTCGTCGGCCCTGAGCGTGGAGGGCGGCGAGAGTGCGGTTTACGTCGTGGAGGGCGGCGTCGCGCGGCGCGTGCCTGTCCGGGTGGATGCCGAGGCGCGGGGGCAGGTCGCCGT
This genomic interval from Deinococcus sp. HSC-46F16 contains the following:
- a CDS encoding efflux RND transporter periplasmic adaptor subunit; this encodes MNRALLPLTLLLALTACSPEGGGGEETATRLSTPPPKTTALAVRTVRAEEGELTVPRTVAATLEAGRDSNVAAQAGGTVVRVLVGEGERVANGQGVVQLDDTAAQQALTSARLGLQQAELSLRQAREAVEAARPALEAGVRAAELGLRRARQEAQDAQDRYDDDQISEAQLLAAQAGQAQAESALAQARNALAQNGRAGAGSPEALELSVQSARAGVTQAETAQARTVVRAPFAGVVVSVAAEVGEAVGQGSPVFRLVEAGNVEARFNVTPADAAALAPGTRLNLDAGGQTYVAVVNEVSGVAGGDRLVPVTARVEGGADLPVGGAAQVRYRATVGGGVLVPSSALSVEGGESAVYVVEGGVARRVPVRVDAEARGQVAVRGLDAGARVVTPVPGSLQDGARVRVAGGKS